The genomic interval GAAGGCGCCGGTGCGCTACCGCACCGCCAAGGCCGACGTATACGGCTGTGTCTCGGAACTGCTCTCCAAGGCCACCGACAAGGGCGCGCTCGACCGGCAGATCACCGCCGACGACCAGGAACGGCTGCTCGAATTCCTCAAGGACTTCGGGGACATCGGCGACACGCTCGACTACACCGGCAGCCCCCGCCGGGGCTACCGCGTCGACCCGGCCGCCGCGGGCACCCCGGGCGAACTGCTCGGCTCCGTCCCCTCCGCCTCCGAGGTCTTCGCGAGCGGCGTCGGACGCTACTTCGCCTTCGAGTTCGAGTACGACCAGGCCATGCTGATGTTCCAGCCCGTCGGCGGCATGGACCGCATACCCGCCGCCCTCACCCGGGCCATCGGAGAACGGCGCATCCGGACCGGGGCCGCCGTCACGGACATCAGCGACACCCCGCACGGCGTCACCGTCACGTACACCCAGTCCGGCCGAACCCGCCGCATCGAGGCGGACTACTGCGTCGCCGCCCTGCCGCCCAACATCCTGGCCAAGACGTCGCACAACCTTGGCCCGGCCGTCCAGACCGCCCTGGAGGCGTGCAAGCCCTCGTCGGCCGGGAAGATCGGTCTCGAATACCGCAGCCGCTGGTGGGAGAGCGACCACCGGATCTACGGCGGCATCACCGAGACGGACATGGACCTCGCCCACATCTGGTACCCGTCCTACGGTCACCAGGGGCGTCGCGGGACGATCATCGGCTACTACAACACCGGCTCCGCCGCGGACGCGTACGCCGCGCTCACCCCCGCCGAGCGGGAGGCCCGCGCGATCGCCCAGGGCGTGAAGATCCACGGCGAGAAGTACCGTACGGAACTCGCCACGTCGTTCTCGCACCACTGGCGTCAGACCCCGTACCTGGAGGCGTCCTGGCACTCCCTGGCGGGCGGCCCGGACGCCCCCGTGTTCGCGCCCCTCAACCGCGCCGCGGGACACGTCTACTTCGCGGGTGACTACCTGAGCTACGCCGACGCCTGGCAGCACGGCGCGTTCACCTCGGCGCGCAAGGCCGTCATGGCACTGCACGAGCGGGTTCTTGGGTAGACACCGTACGAAGGGGGCGTGGACAGGGAATGACCATGCCCCCTGAGCGTTCTTCTCCAGGAACACAAGGAGGAGCGGTAACCGTGCCTGATCCGCAGAGTTTGTACGAATGGGAGCCGAAGGGCCTGGCTGTGGTCGACATGGCGCTCGCCCAGGAGTCGGCCGGCCTGGTCATGCTCTACCACTTCGAGGGCTACATCGACGCGGGTGAGACCGGCGAGCAGATCGTGGACGGCCTGCTCGAATCGCTGCCGCACCAGGTCGTCGCCCGCTTCGACCACGACCGCCTGATCGACTACCGCGCCCGGCGTCCGCTGCTGACGTTCAAGCGCGACCGCTGGGCGGCGTACGAGACGCCCGCGCTGGAGGTCCGCGTCGTCCAGGACGCCACGGGCGCCCCGTTCCTGCTGCTGTCCGGGCCCGAGCCGGACGTGGAGTGGGAGAGGTTCGCCGCCGCCGTCGAGGAGGTCGTCGAGCGCCTGGGCGTCCGCCTCGCGGTCAACTTCCACGGCATCCCGATGGGCGTCCCGCACACCCGCCCCGTCGGCATCACCCCGCACGGCAACCGCACCGACCTCACCCCCGGCCACCGCAGTCCCTTCGAGGAGGCGCAGGTCCCCGGCTCCGCCGAGGCGCTGGTCGAGTACCGGCTGATGGAGGCGGGCCACGACGTGCTCGGCGTCGCCGCCCATGTGCCGCACTACGTCGCCCGCTCCGCCTACCCGGACGCGGCGCTCACCGCGCTGGAGGCGATCACGGCCGCGACCGGCCTGGTCCTGCCGTCCGTGGCGCACGCCCTGCGCACCGAGGCGCACCGCACCCAGACGGAGATCGACCGCCAGATCGGCCAGGGCGACGAGGAACTGGTCTCGCTGGTCGAGGGCCTCGAGCACCAGTACGACGCGGTCGCGGGCGCGGAGACCCGGGGCAACCTGGTCGCCGAACCGGCGGACCTGCCGTCGGCGGACGAGATCGGCCTCGAATTCGAGAAGTTCCTCGCGGAGCGCGAGGGCGACGTCTGAGCGTCGCCCCGTTCCCGTGCCCGCTGCCCGTGGCCCCGCCTGTGGGGGCCACGGGCAGCGGGCATTAGGCTGCCGGGCATGCTGAGAGTGGGCCTGACCGGGGGCATCGGAGCCGGTAAGAGCGAAGTGTCCCGGCTGCTCGTGGGCCACGGTGCCGTCCTCATCGACTCGGACCGCATCGCCCGTGAGGTGGTCGAGCCCGGCACTCCCGGACTCGCCGCCGTGGTCGAGGAGTTCGGCCCCGGCATCCTGGCCCCGGACGGCACCCTGGACCGGCCCGCGCTCGGCGCGATCGTCTTCGCCGACCCGGACCGCCTGGCCGCGTTGAACGCGATCGTCCACCCCCTGGTCCGCGACCGCTCCGCCGAACTGGAGAAGGCCGCCGGACCGGACTCCGTGGTCGTCCACGACGTCCCCCTCCTCACCGAGAACGGCCTCGCCCCCCTCTACGACCTGGTCGTCGTGGTCGACGCCGCCCCGGAGACCCAGCTCGACCGGCTCGTCCGGCTGCGCGGCATGACCGAGGAGGACGCCCGCGCCCGGATGGCCGCCCAGGCCACCCGCGAGCAGCGGCGCGCCATCGCCGACCTGGTCATCGGCAACGACGGACCGGTCGAGGAGCTGGCGGACCGGGTCCGCGAGGTCTGGGCGGAGCTGACCCGCCGCGCGGCGGAGGCGGGCTGAAGCCGCCGGCGTACCGGAATACCCGCAGCCGCCCCCGTGTTCACGCCGGGGACGGACCAGGGAAGGATGCCACCGTGCCCGAGAGGACCCCGGAAACCGACGTCATCGACTTCCGTGCGGCCGAGCAGCTGCTCGCCGCGCGCGATCCCCGGGGCGCCGTGCGGCTGCTCGACTCGGTGATCGCCGCCCACCCCGAGAACACCGCCGCCCGGCTGCTGCGCGCCCGCGCCTTCTTCGCGGCGGCGCAGCTGCGCCCCGCCGAGCTGGAATTCGAGCTGGTGCTTGAGCGCGAGCCGGACAACGCCTTCGCGCACTTCGCCCTCGCCCGCACCTTCGAGCGCTCCGGCCACCCCGAGCGCGCCACCCGCCACTTCCGGCTGGCGGCCGCGCTCGACCCGAAGCCGGAGTACCTCCGGGCCGCCCGCTTCGAGGACTAGGGCCTGCCCGGCGGGCCCTAGGGCCTGTCCGGCGGGCCCTAGGGCCTGCCCGGCGGCGGGCCCTTGCCGCCGCGTGGGCCGTGGTCGGGATCGTACGGGGGAACGGAGCGGCCCGGCTGGTAGTGCGCGCCCTGGCGCAGCCGGTGCACGACCACGCACAGGTCCACCAGGACCAGCACGAGCAGCACCCCGCAGACGGCCGCCCAGCCGGTGCGGCCGTTCACGGCGAAGGCCGTCACCCCGAAGACGGCCCAGGCCAGGCCCCACAGACTCAGCCAGAGCCGCATCCGCAGCGGGCTGCGGGCGGTCGTCGGTTCATTGCCGGTACGCATGGCATCGCCTCCCTACCAGCATGGACCCACGGCCGGGCGGATGCGGCGGGGGCCGACGGTGCCGGTGACGACGACAGGGGCTGACCTCGCGGTGCGCAGGGCCCGGGCCGCACACCGTGGAGCTGCTACCGGGGCTGCCGCATCCCGGCCACGGGCCGCCCGGTCAGTCGGTCAGCAGCTTCGCCCGCAGCGCCGCCACCGTCGCCGCGTCGAGCTTCAGCCCCTCCCGTACGTACGTGTCGAAGTCGCCGTAGATCTGGTCCACCTCGGCGTACGCGGCGCGCAGCCAGCTCAGCTCGACGGCCTTCGGGTCGCCGGTGTACTGGTTGCTGGCCAGGAAGTCCGCCTCGACCGTGGCCCGGGGGACACCGAGCAGGGTGAGCAGGACGGCCGTGCCCCAGCCGGTGCGGTCCTTGCCCGCGCTGCAATGGAACACCGTGGCGCCGGAGGTGTTCGTGGCGACCGCCGTGACGAGGTCGCGGAAGGCGTAGTCCGCGCCCACGAAGTTGACCATGAACGGGTAGCCGATGGACTGGCCGAGGTCCGATGAGCCGGAGAAGAGCCCGGCGGCGACGGCCTCCGCGAGGGTCATCAGGGCGGAGTCGTGGAAGCGGATGCCGTGGGCGAGCGAGACGACGTCCGCGACCTGGTAGCGCACCCCGGCGGGCAGCCGGTCCGGGTCGTCGCGGCGCTCCTGGGCGTTGCGCAGGTCCACGTCGAGCGTCAGCTTCTGGGAGACCAGCCGCTGCTGCTCGGCGTCGGTGAGACCGCTCAGCTTGTTGGAGCGGTAGACCAGGCCCGGGCGCACCCAGTGCCCGTCCGCGGTGCGGTAGCCGCCGATGTCCCGGAAGTTGCGGGCCGAGGCCAGGCCCAGCGAGCGGTCCGCGACGACGAGCGGGCTGCCGCTGTCCGGGACCAGCCGGAAGTACCAGCGCCCGGCCTCCGGGAGCGTGCCCGGGGCGACGGTCAGCGAGCCGGTCCCGGGGGCCGTGCCGAGCGCGGTGCCGGTGGTGGCGTCGGGCGAGGTGACGGCGGTGACGGTCACCGATCCGGCGGGCGAGGCCCAGGACAGGGTGTGGCCCCCGTCGGCGGTGCGGGTGGCGGTGGCCGCCGTGAACGGGACGGCGGACTGCGCGACGGCCGAAGCGGTCGCGGGCGGCGCGGCGAGGGCGGCCGGGGCCATGACCGTACCGGTGAGGAGGGCGGTGGCGAGGACGGCTCCGGCGATGCGGTGCGTACGCATGGTGCTCCTTGTCGTGGCCCTGCGGTGCAGGGGAGGCGTCAGGAGGTCGGGGTGGCGGTGCACGGGGTGGTGCCGCAGACATTGATGACCCGGCCAGTGGTCAGGAAGGTGGCCTTCTGCTGACGTGCGGCGGGCGAGTTGCGGGGATCTTCGTGCGGGTCGTGCCCGTACGCGGGACCGGCGGGCGGCGTGTTGGTCACCGGGGGTGTGGGCGTACCGCTGTCCCAGACGGTCATCGCCGAACCCCGGTACGGCAGTTGGCGCGGGCCGATGCGCCGGATGCCCCAGTACGGGACGGCGTCCGGGCTGCGGCCGGCGGCGAGTGCGGGGGTGAGCAGCCGGGCGCCGAGGGTGCGCGCCTCCACGTCGGCCGCCGCGTTGGCGACCTGGTGGTCGCCGTACGCGATGTGCATCAGGACCTGGTGGTGGTCGGTGAGGTGGTTGGCGTACGCGTCGGTCTCGCCCCGGTCCCAGACCAGCTGGAAGAGCTGGAGGACCAGTTGCTGGTGCAGCTTGTCCGGGTAGGCGGCGTCCAGGACCTGCTGGAACGGGGCGAAGTCGGCGCTGCGGTTGAGGAGGAGCCCGTAGTTCATGCCGGTGACGCCGAGCACCCCGCGCCGGATGTCGGGCGAGGCGGCGACGAGCGCGCCGCCCAGGATGCCGCCCTGGCTGTTCCCGTCGTACGCGAGGCCGCGCCGGGTGTCGAGGAGCGGGCGCCCGTCGGCGGTGCGGAACGCCGGATCGGTGGTGAGGCCCTGGGCGTGGATCAGGGCGCGGCCGAGGAACAGGGCGTTGAGCATGCCCTGTTCGCTGCGCTCGGGGACGGCCGGGAAGAGGCTCGGGTCGGCGAGCGCCGCCAGGACGACGGGGATGTCGTCCTTGGCCATGCCGATCCAGTCCGTCGCGCAGAACGTGAAGTCGTGTTCGGCGGCCATGTCCCTGACGTTGCCCGCGCCGACCTCGTTGCGGGAGCCGAGCAGCCCGTGCCCGTACAGCGAGGGGTGCGACGGTCTGCGGAAGGCGGCGCGGGGGATCTCGCAGCGGAACGCGGCGGTCTGGACGCTGCCCGGAAGCGCGCGCGGGGTGCCGTTCCGGTCGCGGTTCAGCACCGCGCCGGGCGGGCCGCCGGGCGCGTCCAGGTAGCCGGGGACGGTGATCTCGCCGGTGACCTCGCGGGCGATCCGGGCGTCCTGCTCCTCCGTGAGGTCGGTGACCCCGGTGACCGTGAAGGCGGGCGAGCGGTCGCCGAGCCGGCGGAACGCGTCGTCGCGGAGGGTGAACAGGTCGCCGGTGAGGCTGCGCGTCGAGGCGACCGTGAAGTCCCAGGCCAGATTGAGCCCACGGGTGGAGACGCCCGCCCGGCGCAGCGCGTTCAGTGCGGGCCGCAGCCGGTCCTGGCGGGCGCGCAGCGGATCGTGTGCGGGCAGCCGCTTTCCGGCGACGGCGGCGAAGGGGGCGGCGGCCGGAATCGTGCGGCCCGCCCCGTCCTTGAGGTGGCGCAGCGCCACGGCGTAGTGGTGGCCGTCGCGGAAGTTGCGGGCCGGGTGGATCAGCAGGGCCCGGCGCGCGGGGTCGGCGGCGTTGCTGTCCGGCTCCGCCCAGTACGGCCACCGCTCACCGGTCGTGGTGTCCAGCAGGACGACCGGCGCGTCCCGGTCCAGGGACCGGCCGATGTCGGTGAGCGGGGCGGCGCCGGTCCTGGCCAGGTCGAGCCCCGGCACCTGGGCGATGAGCGTGGAGCCGGGGGAGAAGCCGTCGGACCGGTTCCAGGCCGCCGGGTCGACGGCCTGCCCGGTCGCGGGCCGGGGCAGCATTGAGGCGTCGAAGGCCACCCGGCGGCCCGTGTCGGTGCGCGGGTCCGGCCGGGTGTACCAGTCGCTGGGGAACGGCAGCAGGCACTCGGCGGGTGCCAGCGGGTCGCAGCCCCGCGCCGGGGGAGGGGCCGCGTGGGCGGGCGGGGCGAGGAGCGCGGCGGCGCCGAGCGTCATCACCAGCAGTCCGTCGAGTATCCGCTGCCGCACGGCTCAGCTCCCCTGGAGGTGGGCGCCGATGATCCGCGCGTAGGCGGCCTCGCCCCGCGCGTTCGGGTGCAGCGGGGCGGCCGAAGCGGTCGGCACGTACCCCTCGACCCACTTGTCGGACGGGGCCTGGCAGGCGTCGTGGCCCTTGCTCGGCGTGGCGACGTCGATGTACTCGGCGCCGTGCGCGGCGCTCTGCTCGGCGATCACCGCGTTCATCCGGTTGACGCTGCCCTGGAGGAAGTCGGCGTCGACCGGCAGCACGGGCTGCAACGGCCAGCAGCCGCCCGGCTTGATGTAGAGCCCGTATCCCGTCACGAGGACCCTGGCGTGCGGTGACCGCTGGTGGATTCCGTCCAGTACGGCTCCGAGGCGCGGCGCGAAGGCGTCGATCCGCTGCGCCACCTGGTCGACGCCGCCCTCGGTCAGCTTGTCCTTGCACGGGATGGCGGTCGGGTCGAGCTGCATGCAGTCCTGTGCGATGCCGACGAGCCCGGCGTCGTTGCCGCCGATGGTGAGCGTCACCAGGTCCGTGTCGGCGCGCAGCGCGTCGAACTGGGGCGCCGCCGAGCCCATGGGCACGTCGAGCAGCGACAGGGACTGCTTCTCCGTCATGTGCTTGGACTGGGCCCCGCTGCATGTGACGTCGCGCAGCGAGGCGCCGATGCTCGCCGCCAGCTCGTGCGCGTAGTTGTGCGTGGAACGGCCGCAGGCCAGCGGTCCGGTGATGCCCGGGATGAGCGGCCCGGAGGCCATCGAGTCGCCGAGCGCCACGTACTGCACGGCATCGTCGGCGCTCGCCGCCCAGGCGCCGGAGGCGGTGGTGCCGACGGCCAGGGAGGCCAGGGCGGCGGCGGTGGCGGCTCCTCTGACAGTACGACAGAACGTCTTGTTCCTGGACGAGTTCACGACGACCTCCGGTGCGCTATGAGTGGGGGCATGGCGGGTGTCGCCGGTCATCATGCAGACTCGAACGCCGTCGTTTAACTGGTGGGTAACGCAGACTTCGCCGGGGGCTTTTGTGACGCGTGACAAAGAACTGCCCGTCGGGCAGGGCCCGTTGGTCATCGCCGGACGCCCGGTGGCGGTGCGGCTGCGGGCCCGCGTCCCCGCTCTGACCACCCGGGTGGTCGCCCGTCTTCTCAGTGACCTACCGGTCTACGCGGAGCTGCCCCACGAGGAGATCGCGGGGGACATCGCGGACATCGTCCAGCACAATCTGCGGCTCTTCGCGGACGTCCTCGAACACCGCAGGGCCGCCACCGACGGCGAACTGGCCCAGCAGCGCGACTCGGCGGCCCAGCGCGCCGAGGAGGGCGTGCCGCTGGACGCCATCCTCACCGCCTACCAGGTGGGCGTCGCGATGTGCTGGGAGGAGACCGCGCAGGACGCCGGGCCCGGGGACCTGCCCGCCGTGCTGGAGATCATGGACCGGGTCCTCGTCCTCCAGCAGCAGCTGACCTCCGCGGTGAGCGGCGCCTATCTGGAGGCCCGGCAGATCCTGGACAGCCAGGAGCACGGCGGCCGGCACGCGCTGATGGCCGCGCTGCTGACCGGTGAGGACCTGGACGGCTTCACCCGCCGCACCGGCCTGCGCCCGGCCGCCCGCTACCTGGCGATGACCCTCGCGCTGGCCCCGCACCCGGACGAGGCGGGGGCGGGACCGGCGCAGGGGGCGGCATCCGGCTCCGGGGCGGGCGCGGGCGTGGCGGCCCGGCGGAAGATACGGCGCATCCGGACGGCCCTCGACCGGTTCGCCGGGACGCCCGCGCTGACCGCCCTGGACGCGTCCGGCGGCACCGTGCTGCTGCCCGTCTCGGAGCCGCCGCCGTGGGACGGGCCCGGCGGGCTGCGCGACCTGATCGCCGAGGCGACCCGGGCGGCGGGGGTCCCCGTCACGGCCGCCGCCGAGACCGCGTCGCCGGACGGGGTGCCGGCGGCGGTGGCGCGGAACGCCGAGATCGTGGACCTGGTCGCCCGCACCGGCCGGGCCCCCGGCCTCTACCGGCTGTCGGACGTGCTCCTGGAGTACCAGCTGAGCCGGCCCAGCGAGGCGCTGCGCGGGCTCGCCGGGCTGCTGAGCCCGCTGGACGCCAAGCCGGAGCTGCTGCACACGCTGGAGACGTACCTCGGACACGGCCTCGACCGCCGGGCCGCGGCGGCGGCGCTGCACGTCCACCCCAACACCGTCGACTACCGCATCCGCCGCATCGACCGCCTCACCGGCCTCTCCCCGGCCCGCCCGGCCGACCTCCAGCACCTGAGCGCGGCCCTGGTCGCGCGCCGCTCGGTCTGAGGGGCGGGAACGCCCGGCCCCGTACGGTCGTTCGGCAGTCATGAGCGGACAACTGGTACGCGAGGGCTATGCGGGGACCGGACCGGGTGCGATCACCCCGGACGGCTGCGCGGTCGAGCTGTACACCCGGCTGGCCGTCGGCGACGAACCGGACGTGGTCGAGGCGGCCGTCCCCGCCGGCGCGCACATCCTGGAACTGGGCTGCGGGGCGGGCCGGGTGACGCATCCGCTGGTCGGAAGAGGCTTCCGGATCACCGCCGTGGACGAGTCGCCGCAGATGCTGGAGCGGGTGCGCGGCGCGCGGACGGTGTGCGGCCCGATCGAGTCGCTGGACCTCGGCGACGAGACGTTCGACGTCGTCATGCTCGCGTCGTTCCTGGTCCACGCGGGCGACCACGAGGTGCGCGACGGGCTGCTGCGGACCTGCCGCCGGTACGTACGTGACGGAGGCGTGGTGCTCATCCAGCGCGAGGGGGCGGACTACCACGACGGGCTCCCGCGCGAGCGCGTGCACCCCGCCGGCTACACCGTGCGCATCGTCTCCTCGGAGCCGGTCGGCGACGGGGTGCGCTCGGTGCGCGCGGAGTACGAGTTCGACGACGCCCGGTGGACGCAGACCTTCCGGGCCCGGCCGCTGACGAAGGAGGCGTTCGAGGGGCACCTGGCGGCGGCGGGCCTGAAGGTGGACCGCTATCTCACGGACGACGGGGTCTGGGTGCGGGCGGTGCCCGTGTAGCCGCCGCCCGGCGGTCAGTGGATGGTGCTGAAGCTGCGCCAGGGGCCCGCGTTCGGCGCGTTGACGTCCGAGAAGGTGGTCGCGAGGTACGTGGTGCCCTTGCCGGTGCAGTCGGGCGTCCGGTACAGCACGATGTCGACCAGGGTCTCGTTGGCCACCTCCTTCGCGCCGGCCGGGGCGAGCCGGTGGCAGCCCTTGACCGAGGGGCTGTTCACCTCGATCACGGCGTCCCGCTCGGTGGTGTAGATGACCGGGCCGACCGCGGTCCGGCCGAGGCCCGAACAGCCTGCGACGGTGAGGGTCAGGAACACGGCCTGGGCGGCGATGCCGAGCCGGCGGCGTCGGCGGTCGATCACGGGCATGGGCGGATCCTCGTCTGTCTCGTCACCACGCACACCGCGGGTGTACGTGCCGGTGCCGCTCACCCTGCCCGCTTCCCCGGGCCCCGGCATCCGGGAAGCGGCCGGGCGGGGGAGCGCGCCCGCGCCCGGCGTACCCGAAGGGGTTCGACCCGGAGCGGAACCGGGCATACCGTGGTAATAGCGCACGAAGAGGTGCGGTGCCGAGAGTCGGGGTTGTCCGGCTGGCAGGGGGCCGTCATGGTCCAGGACCTCGTGATCGCGGTGGTCGCGGCAGCGGCGGTGGGCGCCCTGTATCTCGCGGCGGCCGCCAGGGTCGTCAGGCAGTACGAACGGGGCGTGGTCCTCAGACTGGGCCGGCTCCGCGACGAGGTGCGCCCGCCGGGGTTCACCATGGTGCTGCCGGGCGTCGACCGGCTCCGCAAGGTCAACATGCAGATCGTGACCATGCCCGTGCCGGCCCAGGACGGGATCACCAGGGACAACGTCACGGTCCGG from Streptomyces drozdowiczii carries:
- a CDS encoding flavin monoamine oxidase family protein codes for the protein MFATMGALGLAPTAQAAGREPAYRAPSKGDFHLKGRAAAKVVVVGGGIAGLATAYELGKAGYDCTVLEARGRTGGRNFTVRGGDSTTDIHGVKQTAHFSDGQYMNAGPGRIPQWMVTLDYCRELGVPIEVFTNVNANAYIFNEKAGMKAPVRYRTAKADVYGCVSELLSKATDKGALDRQITADDQERLLEFLKDFGDIGDTLDYTGSPRRGYRVDPAAAGTPGELLGSVPSASEVFASGVGRYFAFEFEYDQAMLMFQPVGGMDRIPAALTRAIGERRIRTGAAVTDISDTPHGVTVTYTQSGRTRRIEADYCVAALPPNILAKTSHNLGPAVQTALEACKPSSAGKIGLEYRSRWWESDHRIYGGITETDMDLAHIWYPSYGHQGRRGTIIGYYNTGSAADAYAALTPAEREARAIAQGVKIHGEKYRTELATSFSHHWRQTPYLEASWHSLAGGPDAPVFAPLNRAAGHVYFAGDYLSYADAWQHGAFTSARKAVMALHERVLG
- a CDS encoding PAC2 family protein, with the protein product MPDPQSLYEWEPKGLAVVDMALAQESAGLVMLYHFEGYIDAGETGEQIVDGLLESLPHQVVARFDHDRLIDYRARRPLLTFKRDRWAAYETPALEVRVVQDATGAPFLLLSGPEPDVEWERFAAAVEEVVERLGVRLAVNFHGIPMGVPHTRPVGITPHGNRTDLTPGHRSPFEEAQVPGSAEALVEYRLMEAGHDVLGVAAHVPHYVARSAYPDAALTALEAITAATGLVLPSVAHALRTEAHRTQTEIDRQIGQGDEELVSLVEGLEHQYDAVAGAETRGNLVAEPADLPSADEIGLEFEKFLAEREGDV
- the coaE gene encoding dephospho-CoA kinase, giving the protein MLRVGLTGGIGAGKSEVSRLLVGHGAVLIDSDRIAREVVEPGTPGLAAVVEEFGPGILAPDGTLDRPALGAIVFADPDRLAALNAIVHPLVRDRSAELEKAAGPDSVVVHDVPLLTENGLAPLYDLVVVVDAAPETQLDRLVRLRGMTEEDARARMAAQATREQRRAIADLVIGNDGPVEELADRVREVWAELTRRAAEAG
- a CDS encoding tetratricopeptide repeat protein, translated to MPERTPETDVIDFRAAEQLLAARDPRGAVRLLDSVIAAHPENTAARLLRARAFFAAAQLRPAELEFELVLEREPDNAFAHFALARTFERSGHPERATRHFRLAAALDPKPEYLRAARFED
- a CDS encoding DUF6343 family protein produces the protein MRTGNEPTTARSPLRMRLWLSLWGLAWAVFGVTAFAVNGRTGWAAVCGVLLVLVLVDLCVVVHRLRQGAHYQPGRSVPPYDPDHGPRGGKGPPPGRP
- a CDS encoding tyrosine-protein phosphatase; this encodes MRTHRIAGAVLATALLTGTVMAPAALAAPPATASAVAQSAVPFTAATATRTADGGHTLSWASPAGSVTVTAVTSPDATTGTALGTAPGTGSLTVAPGTLPEAGRWYFRLVPDSGSPLVVADRSLGLASARNFRDIGGYRTADGHWVRPGLVYRSNKLSGLTDAEQQRLVSQKLTLDVDLRNAQERRDDPDRLPAGVRYQVADVVSLAHGIRFHDSALMTLAEAVAAGLFSGSSDLGQSIGYPFMVNFVGADYAFRDLVTAVATNTSGATVFHCSAGKDRTGWGTAVLLTLLGVPRATVEADFLASNQYTGDPKAVELSWLRAAYAEVDQIYGDFDTYVREGLKLDAATVAALRAKLLTD
- a CDS encoding SGNH/GDSL hydrolase family protein — protein: MNSSRNKTFCRTVRGAATAAALASLAVGTTASGAWAASADDAVQYVALGDSMASGPLIPGITGPLACGRSTHNYAHELAASIGASLRDVTCSGAQSKHMTEKQSLSLLDVPMGSAAPQFDALRADTDLVTLTIGGNDAGLVGIAQDCMQLDPTAIPCKDKLTEGGVDQVAQRIDAFAPRLGAVLDGIHQRSPHARVLVTGYGLYIKPGGCWPLQPVLPVDADFLQGSVNRMNAVIAEQSAAHGAEYIDVATPSKGHDACQAPSDKWVEGYVPTASAAPLHPNARGEAAYARIIGAHLQGS
- a CDS encoding PucR family transcriptional regulator, encoding MVIAGRPVAVRLRARVPALTTRVVARLLSDLPVYAELPHEEIAGDIADIVQHNLRLFADVLEHRRAATDGELAQQRDSAAQRAEEGVPLDAILTAYQVGVAMCWEETAQDAGPGDLPAVLEIMDRVLVLQQQLTSAVSGAYLEARQILDSQEHGGRHALMAALLTGEDLDGFTRRTGLRPAARYLAMTLALAPHPDEAGAGPAQGAASGSGAGAGVAARRKIRRIRTALDRFAGTPALTALDASGGTVLLPVSEPPPWDGPGGLRDLIAEATRAAGVPVTAAAETASPDGVPAAVARNAEIVDLVARTGRAPGLYRLSDVLLEYQLSRPSEALRGLAGLLSPLDAKPELLHTLETYLGHGLDRRAAAAALHVHPNTVDYRIRRIDRLTGLSPARPADLQHLSAALVARRSV
- a CDS encoding class I SAM-dependent methyltransferase, coding for MSGQLVREGYAGTGPGAITPDGCAVELYTRLAVGDEPDVVEAAVPAGAHILELGCGAGRVTHPLVGRGFRITAVDESPQMLERVRGARTVCGPIESLDLGDETFDVVMLASFLVHAGDHEVRDGLLRTCRRYVRDGGVVLIQREGADYHDGLPRERVHPAGYTVRIVSSEPVGDGVRSVRAEYEFDDARWTQTFRARPLTKEAFEGHLAAAGLKVDRYLTDDGVWVRAVPV